From one Mytilus trossulus isolate FHL-02 chromosome 10, PNRI_Mtr1.1.1.hap1, whole genome shotgun sequence genomic stretch:
- the LOC134687212 gene encoding uncharacterized protein LOC134687212 — MFYWRGALTCAFLALFFVWTSGIPGTEKGVYRWMERDNFDLIIDKLSEVTAENCRAKPKTELTLPKESVTQLPMYNKLLSSVIHQNRSTLLHLHNMALNRAFFYSFIYQAQNMTVDFFNQPGFMYLYMSNAADVTAGAGFVNGSGLYFDNNVYYPNWWTKIVDFNSTLPLYGPRAWRVDDYDEATNWLREPTNNTVDIHDYAAGRSSNYSSQAFKSAPWYSNWLPDITGETDSVDKYTYAPKIRRSNETGRFVKEEFTSIPFFGPPQPGQTGSIRLPVLWTQPYFDCGRSNRWIISASSPVTEYMPRYSNWTHLRRPRFTAVATQDIEFERIDINPCPVSEGNKDPNMFAGTARCKKTTICETLGFEGWGFRRGGYQCACQPGYYYPWWHDGPFLGEEIEQATKEEYENGFDCLPIYELQVPPQKNPSFVDRKKRSTAITLKEQFLEEVMPSFQSHRVKLVAKRSLAALRKKRFVPRFKGEEPHMRYKRDLFDTDRYARLNKIVDRKDTTTRSNCHTKHSYERFLPGDAAYGVEAQFEAEGRTALRLAHFLSNFLQNVDEYEQFGSMDGDRRLNETHVFGEVIANVMSNFKIVGSGAFFDRYSFRMSPPINNTDPRFSNGITREYFGPYSWVEQKAGTAGLNLDFKAEDFAGHKNFYTDEPWFRNMKARWQTNFVMLKKFTLKPMIRSDPAGTSLIRFEHYPLTFFAPKYEHGEWLRPEFKCDGRIMDWVVTYVVPFFGLDSLKSRLEFKGVVTVDVKLDYLQITQCPGPFYQANAFKNTAKCHYQSTYCIPTPGRIPDKRYAIGNYKCECRQGYEYIFNDNAWFYDGQTIENEYQKMEAGLPNRFDTLKCRIAGASAVMANWILIGLLPVALAILNRN; from the exons ATGTTTTATTGGAGAGGCGCGCTTACGTGCGCCTTTTTGGCGCTGTTTTTTGTGTGGACATCTGGAATTCCAGGTACTGAAAAAGGGGTTTACCGATGGATGGAGAGGGACAATTTCGATTTAATTATCGATAAATTATCAGAAGTTACGGCAGAAAACTGTCGCGCAAAGCCAAAAACAGAACTTACTCTTCCTAAAGAGTCTGTAACACAGCTTCCCATGTACAATAAACTTCTCAGTAGTGTGATTCACCAAAATCGTTCTACATTATTGCATCTTCATAATATGGCGCTAAACAGAGcatttttttacagtttcaTTTATCAAGCACAGAATATGACAGTAGACTTTTTTAATCAGCCTGGTTTCATGTATTTATACATGTCTAATGCTGCTGATGTGACAGCAGGCGCTGGCTTTGTGAACGGTTCTGGTCTTTACTTTGATAACAATGTGTATTATCCAAATTGGTGGACTAAAATTGTCGATTTCAATAGCACTCTTCCATTGTATGGACCAAGAGCGTGGAGAGTTGACGATTATGACGAAGCAACAAATTGGTTGCGTGAACCTACAAACAATACTGTCGATATTCATGATTATGCCGCTGGTCGGTCTAGTAATTACTCAAGCCAAGCTTTCAAGTCTGCTCCCTGGTATTCAAACTGGTTACCAGATATAACTGGCGAAACAGACTCTGTTGACAAATATACATATGCACCTAAAATTAGACGATCAAATGAGACAGGAAGATTTGTTAAAGAAGAATTTACTAGTATTCCCTTCTTTGGACCTCCGCAGCCAGGTCAAACAGGTTCAATCAGACTACCAGTTTTGTGGACACAGCCATACTTTGACTGTGGCCGATCTAACAGGTGGATCATCAGCGCTAGTTCACCAGTCACAGAGTACATGCCAAGATATTCAAACTGGACGCATTTGAGGAGACCAAG GTTTACAGCTGTTGCTACCCAGGATATAGAGTTTGAGAGGATTGATATCAACCCCTGTCCAGTCAGTGAGGGTAACAAAGACCCTAATATGTTTGCTGGGACAGCAAGATGTAAAAAGACTACCATT tgtgAAACCTTGGGATTTGAGGGGTGGGGCTTTAGAAGAGGTGGTTACCAGTGTGCTTGTCAACCTGGATACTACTACCCTTGGTGGCATGATGGACCCTTCCTTGGGGAAGAAATTGAACAAGCTACCAAAGAAGAATATGAAAATGGATTTGACTGCCTACCAATTTATG AATTGCAAGTACCTCCTCAGAAAAATCCTAGTTTTGTTGACAGAAAGAAGAGATCTACAGCAATAACCCTCAAAGAACAGTTTCTAGAGGAGGTTATGCCTTCTTTTCAAAGCCACAGGGTTAAATTAGTTGCTAAAAGATCGTTAGCAGCATTAAGGAAGAAACGTTTTGTTCCACGATTTAAAGGAGAAGAGCCACATATGAGATATAAAAGAGATTTATTTGACACAGATAGATATGCCAGACTGAATAAAATCGTAGACCGAAAAGACACAACAACAAGGTCCAACTGTCATACCAAACATTCCTATGAACGATTTCTTCCGGGAGATGCTGCTTATGGGGTGGAAGCACAGTTTGAAGCCGAAGGTCGTACTGCATTGCGTTTAGCTCATTTTCTCAGCAATTTCCTACAGAACGTGGATGAATATGAACAGTTTGGTAGTATGGATGGAGACCGAAGATTGAATGAGACCCATGTATTCGGAGAAGTAATTGCTAATGTGATGAGCAATTTCAAGATCGTGGGAAGTGGTGCTTTCTTTGATAGATACAGTTTCAGAATGTCTCCTCCTATTAATAATACTGACCCTAGATTTTCCAATGGAATCACTAGAGAATACTTTGGTCCTTATTCATGGGTAGAACAGAAGGCTGGGACAGCTGGATTAAACTTAGATTTCAAAGCTGAAGACTTTGCGGGCCATAAAAACTTTTACACCGATGAACCATGGTTCAGAAACATGAAGGCAAGATGGCAGACCAACTTTGTCATGCTTAAAAAATTTACTTTGAAACCAATGATCAGGTCAGATCCAGCAGGAACTAGTTTGATCCGATTTGAACATTATCCATTGACATTTTTTGCACCTAAATATGAGCATGGTGAATGGCTGAGGCCAGAGTTCAAATGTGATGGAAGGATTATGGATTGGGTGGTTACATATGTTGTTCCTTTCTTTGGATTGGACAGTCTAAAATCTAGACTGGAATTCAA AGGAGTAGTTACAGTAGATGTCAAATTGGATTACCTACAGATAACTCAGTGTCCAGGTCCATTCTACCAAGCTAATGCCTTCAAAAATACAGCAAAGTGCCATTATCAATCTACTTAT tgTATTCCTACCCCTGGAAGAATTCCAGATAAAAGATATGCCATTGGTAATTACAAATGTGAATGTCGCCAAGGTTACGAGTATATCTTCAATGACAACGCCTGGTTTTATGATGGACAGACGATAGAAAACGAATACCAGAAAATGGAGGCTGGTTTACCTAACAG GTTTGACACATTGAAATGTAGAATTGCTGGTGCATCTGCAGTTATGGCTAACTGGATTCTGATTGGTTTACTTCCTGTTGCCTTGGCAATACTGAACAGAAACTAA